A part of Primulina eburnea isolate SZY01 chromosome 10, ASM2296580v1, whole genome shotgun sequence genomic DNA contains:
- the LOC140802862 gene encoding protein EARLY RESPONSIVE TO DEHYDRATION 15-like: MALVSGRRSSLNPNARPFIPAAVRQVEDFSREWWNLVNTSTWFHDYWISQHQGEDYFAENDCFVGDDVIGLLPDNIDLGVDEDVLNMEAQFEEFLQLAESGHGNKSIKGVSENGFISNSQALVKRIGMSKERDLKSPREPMRFWGKTAKHVSPKHSPRFIQQPR; this comes from the exons ATGGCTTTAGTATCTGGAAGAAGGTCATCACTCAATCCAAATGCACGGCCTTTCATCCCAGCCGCGGTGCGGCAAGTGGAGGATTTCTCACGAGAGTGGTGGAACCTTGTAAACACATCGACTTGGTTCCATGACTACTGGATCAGTCAACACCAAGGAGAAGATTATTTCGCGGAGAATGATTGTTTCGTCGGGGACGATGTCATTGGATTGTTGCCTGATAACATTGACCTGGGTGTGGATGAAGATGTACTAAACATGGAAGCGCAGTTTGAGGAATTTCTCCAATTGGCCGAGTCTGGTCATGGGAACAAGTCGATCAAGGGAGTGTCTGAAAATG gtttcatttcaaattcgcaGGCGCTTGTGAAGAGAATCGGCATGTCCAAAGAGAGAGACCTGAAGTCCCCGAGGGAGCCAATGAGGTTCTGGGGAAAAACAGCCAAGCATGTTAGCCCGAAACACAGCCCTCGATTCATTCAGCAGCCTCGCTGA
- the LOC140802880 gene encoding triacylglycerol lipase SDP1: MDISNEASVDPFSIGPSTLIGRTIAFRVLFCKSISHLRHQVFRMLLYHFNKFKSCLRDCLSPVISWFHPRNPQGILVMVTLIAFLLKRYTNVKTRAKMAYRRKFWRNMMRAALTYEEWAHAAKMLEKETLKMNEVDLYDVELVRNKLQELRHRRQEGSFRDIIFCMRADLVRNLGNMCNPELHKGRLQVPKLIKEYIDEVTTQLRMVCDFDSEEILLEEKLAFMHETRHAFGRTALLLSGGASLGAFHVGVVKTLVEHKLLPRIIAGSSVGSIMCSVVATRSWPELQSFFEDSWHSIQFFDHMGGIFTVFKRVMTRGAVHEIRQLQMMLRNLTNNLTFQEAYDMTGRILGITVCSARKHEPPRCLNYLTSPHVVIWSAVTASCAFPGLFEAQELMAKDRTGEIVPYHPPFHLGPEDPSVSSARRWRDGSLEIDLPMIQLKELFNVNHFIVSQANPHIVPLLRLKEIVRAYGGNFAAKLAQLAEMEVKHRCNQILELGFPLGGLAKLFAQDWEGDVTIVMPATLAQLSKIIQNPSYTELQKAAYQGRRCTWEKLSAIKANCGIELALDECVAVLNHIRRLKRSAERAAAASQGLATTVRFNASKRIPSWNVIARENSSGSLDEDLATEINLSLHQGVCASTTGKISRNWRAQRYTHEGSDSDSETADLNSWTRSGGPLMRTTSADKFIDFVQSLEIESRINKVSATQISSKDQNNPSSEFDRRDNGNRAPHNCNRAPPNNSSIMVTEGDLLQPERIQNGIVLNVVRKEVFSPSNRSHDLGYNSSPHDSVPECVQLDMPDKEMDDVSVSENGDDDGEDMYTDEIEAGGSRNSCIVKDICDERVMDG; this comes from the exons ATGGATATAAGTAATGAGGCTAGTGTCGATCCATTCTCCATCGGGCCTTCTACTCTCATTGGTAGAACCATTGCATTTAGAGTCTTATTCTGCAAGTCTATATCACATTTAAGGCATCAAGTCTTTAGAATGTTGCTGTATCACTTTAACAAATTTAAGAGTTGTTTGAGGGACTGCTTATCACCTGTAATCTCATGGTTTCATCCTCGAAATCCTCAAGGGATATTAGTAATGGTGACATTGATTGCTTTCTTGTTGAAGAGGTACACTAATGTCAAGACACGGGCAAAGATGGCGTATAGGAGGAAATTTTGGAGGAATATGATGAGAGCTGCATTAACCTATGAAGAATGGGCTCATGCTGCTAAAATGTTAGAAAAGGAAACTCTTAAAATGAATGAAGTGGATCTGTATGACGTAGAACTTGTAAGGAATAAACTTCAAGAGCTTCGCCATCGTCGGCAAGAGGGTTCTTTTCGGGATATTATTTTCTGTATGAGAGCTGACCTCGTTAGAAATTTAGGTAATATGTGCAATCCTGAACTCCATAAGGGTAGGCTTCAGGTGCCAAAACTCATAAAGGAATATATAGATGAGGTTACAACACAATTGAGAATGGTCTGTGATTTTGATTCAGAGGAGATTCTGTTAGAGGAGAAgcttgcttttatgcatgaaaCAAGGCATGCCTTCGGTAGGACGGCTTTGCTTTTGAGCGGGGGTGCTTCTTTGGGAGCTTTCCATGTAGGAGTGGTGAAAACATTGGTGGAACATAAGCTTTTGCCACGGATAATTGCAGGGTCTAGTGTGGGGTCGATTATGTGTTCGGTTGTTGCCACTAGGTCATGGCCAGAGCTTCAAAGTTTCTTCGAGGATTCTTGGCATTCTATCCAATTTTTCGACCATATGGGTGGAATTTTTACTGTTTTTAAGAGAGTCATGACCCGAGGTGCAGTTCACGAGATCAGACAACTGCAGATGATGCTCAGAAATCTTACAAATAATCTTACTTTCCAAGAAGCTTATGATATGACAGGTCGAATATTGGGGATCACTGTCTGCTCTGCGAGGAAGCATGAACCTCCTAGATGCCTCAACTACTTGACCTCACCTCATGTTGTCATATGGAGTGCTGTGACTGCTTCTTGTGCATTCCCCGGTCTTTTTGAAGCTCAAGAGCTGATGGCAAAGGATAGAACTGGAGAAATTGTGCCTTACCATCCACCATTTCATTTGGGACCTGAAGATCCTTCCGTTTCTTCTGCACGTCGTTGGAGAGATGGTAGCTTGGAGATAGACCTGCCCATGATTCAGTTGAAAGAACTCTTCAATGTGAATCATTTCATCGTGAGTCAAGCAAATCCTCATATTGTACCTTTGCTGAGATTGAAGGAGATTGTTCGAGCTTATGGAGGCAACTTTGCTGCTAAG CTTGCTCAGCTAGCTGAGATGGAGGTCAAACACAGGTGTAACCAGATATTGGAGCTCGGTTTTCCACTTGGGGGACTAGCAAAGCTGTTTGCTCAGGACTGGGAGGGTGATGTAACTATTGTAATGCCTGCTACTTTAGCTCAG TTATCAAAGATAATTCAGAACCCATCTTACACCGAACTTCAGAAGGCTGCGTACCAGGGCCGGCGTTGCACTTGGGAGAAGCTCTCTGCCATAAAAGCGAATTGTGGGATCGAACTTGCTCTCGATGAATGTGTAGCAGTGCTGAACCACATCCGTAGATTGAAAAGAAGTGCCGAAAGAGCAGCCGCCGCTTCTCAAGGTCTCGCCACCACCGTCAGGTTCAACGCATCTAAGAGAATCCCTTCTTGGAACGTCATTGCGAGAGAAAATTCGAGTGGATCCCTCGACGAAGACCTTGCTACAGAGATCAATCTGTCTCTTCACCAAGGAGTTTGTGCTTCCACCACCGGGAAGATTTCAAGAAACTGGCGGGCACAAAGATACACACATGAAGGAAGCGACAGTGATTCTGAGACGGCTGATCTGAATTCTTGGACGAGGTCTGGTGGTCCTTTGATGAGAACAACTTCCGCAGATAAATTTATCGATTTTGTGCAGAGTTTGGAGATTGAATCAAGAATCAACAAAGTGTCTGCGACCCAAATCAGTAGCAAGGATCAAAACAATCCCAGCTCAGAATTTGATAGGAGGGACAATGGTAACCGAGCCCCCCACAATTGTAACCGAGCTCCCCCTAACAATTCAAGCATTATGGTCACCGAAGGTGATCTTTTACAGCCGGAAAGAATTCAAAACGGTATAGTTCTGAACGTTGTGAGGAAGGAAGTATTTTCGCCCTCTAACAGGAGTCATGATTTGGGATACAATAGCTCTCCACATGATTCAGTTCCGGAGTGCGTACAACTTGACATGCCTGATAAGGAGATGGACGATGTTTCAGTGTCTGAAAATGGAGACGATGATGGAGAAGACATGTACACAGATGAAATCGAAGCAGGCGGTTCCCGGAATAGTTGTATAGTCAAAGATATATGTGATGAGCGTGTTATGGATGGTTGA
- the LOC140803622 gene encoding probable U3 small nucleolar RNA-associated protein 11, with translation MSSLRNAIPKRAHKERAQPHLRRKFGLLEKHKDYVLRAKAYHQKEQTLQKLKEKAALRNPDEFYFKMIKTKTVGGVHKPESQANKYTNEELILMKTQDIGYILQKLQTEKKKIERLNGMLHSLDNQSSSNHVYYADNREEAREVRKKVSEQGNPSAFKYLPKAILRKTDSSYRELEARKKRLKDLEKIYTDMSMQKELQKRGKKRKLREDEMVSPTSRPVYKWRQERKR, from the exons ATGTCGTCTTTAAGGAATGCTATTCCAAAAAGAGCTCACAAGGAGCGCGCTCAGCC GCATTTGAGAAGGAAATTTGGGCTGCTCGAAAAACATAAAGATTATGTCCTTCGTGCAAAAGCCTATCACCAGAAAGAGCAGACTTTACAG AAACTTAAGGAAAAAGCAGCATTGAGGAACCCAGATGAATTTTACTTCAAgatgattaaaacaaaaactgttggCGGAGTCCATAAACCTGA GAGCCAGGCTAATAAGTACACTAACGAAGAGCTGATATTGATGAAGACCCAAGACATTGGATATATTTTGCAGAAGCTTCAAACTGAAAAAAAG AAAATTGAAAGACTGAATGGTATGCTGCATTCTCTTGACAATCAGTCATCATCCAACCATGTTTATTATGCCGACAACAG GGAGGAGGCAAGAGAAGTACGCAAAAAAGTTTCAGAACAAGGGAACCCATCTGCTTTTAAATACTTGCCTAAAGCTATTTTGAG GAAGACAGATTCTTCATATCGAGAGCTAGAGGCTAGAAAAAAACGGttaaaagatctagagaaaaTATACACGGATATGTCTATGCAGAAAGAGTTACAG AAAAGGGGTAAGAAACGCAAACTGCGTGAAGATGAAATGGTTAGTCCCACTTCAAGACCCGTGTATAAATGGCGACAGGAAAGGAAACGTTGA